Proteins found in one Brevibacillus brevis genomic segment:
- the edeN gene encoding edeine non-ribosomal peptide synthetase EdeN: MNKIDKNNIADILPLSPTQEGMLFYYRLQKDSNLYFEQHRLTLRGKFQLELFTQAVTMAFEANEMLRTVFRWEGLQAPVQLILKQKTLEIPYFDWSELPSGARERKLSALLSQDKQTPFTLELGNTIRIQVVRMELYRYEVIWSFHHILMDGWSSGILLREIFTAYGQLCSGQSPAIKQKAKYKEYLRFLKEASNEQSLSYWKDSLQGISSPTPLPYMREDRNKEQRYSSYHLRLSRTLTDTLEETSKRNRVTISTLLQAAWGILLQKYSDTRDALFEVAYAGRPAHLTGVEEIVGLFIKTYPLRVKRTETTTVKDLLGVIMEEQHQMAPHLYVPSVELKNCSEMDAQTPLAHSLFVFQNYPIDKTLAGLELDFELENITSHETTDYPLVLEVTPGDEWTIHVNYQAWKFQATEIERLALHYLSLLEQIAADSDQEIRDLTLLSDRERNEMIEEQMKVVPVPSNYCVHELIDQAAEKTPDAVALIQGKQTVTYKELQEQANRLSWALQKEVTDAGRPIVIMCDRSPEMITALLAILKAGCYYVPLDPDLPKARIEQIVSQIQPSLIVTEGSYLELVADLQTRVFRLDEPACWAQELTPTPQRKAAPSSTAYAIFTSGSTGTPKGVRVKHDQLINALWWHIEFVGFGEQTRTLQIATLTFDASVVEIFCTLISGGTLCLLQRLENKSPQKLAAAIESQQANVILVVPTMYHALLDHVADGSLNSIQKVLCTGEMLSSSLVERHAALLPQAQMYNLYGPTENSISASGYCVPRQGPFENPLPIGHPSYNVRVFLLDQDFHLLPKGVIGEMYVGGMGVTEGYIADEEKTRASYLLTPYGRLYRTGDLACWTDEGHLQYFGRKDFQIKIRGNRVELEEIEAVLRRQPGVREAAVVAIQESKRDPYLVACLAATHPIEDHVLREAVLTYLPDYMLPAFFVHLDALPRTQSGKVDKTALQRLDYTKYRAGKEEAPADELEQQLAQIWRELLAIEKISVHDHFFSLGGHSLKAAQLVTRLQKERKTDITIRDVFQNPTIRQLADRIRGRQPISYEPIDRVSQAERYRASSSQKRIFVMHGIEGESTSYNMSGVISVNGHLDVSRVKRVIKEIIQRHEAFRTSFAVQDGEVYQYISDKVPFEIQTMHSDGRTLDELMEDFRQSFDLMKAPLLQVCLVEVTATQHYLLFNSHHIILDGISLNVLMEDFARLYMGEELPALPIQYKDYADWQWQKRGSEQWNQQEKYWVDTFRDRIPLMCFPLDYPRPSVKTFQGDHHTFFISDSTYSDLHAFAKQNEVTVHAVLMSAYYVLLMKYTSQEDFVVGSLVAGRNHPDLERIVGVFINFLPIRNRPRADLLYTDFVQEVQRSLLLAYEHQDYPFEEIVARSAAGIQQTQNPLFDTMLIFHSQREQEVKFTLGDVQFEEVPHESKTSKLDFKLDITPLADQFRCVLEYDTQLFKAETMEGFAGNYLRVLAALLKHPKQRLDDVDIVHHQTEKEGVMNRLHHVGVAVPELGPAQIMYGTLGFDASDSLHDPEQNVYLSMCMKPGCVPIELIAPVDETSPCVRLLEEKGTGPYHLCYSISNIAQFLKRLVDSDFKYDLVSAPKPAVLFNHRLVAFLFVESVGLIELVESEDMKHDEWYSSDQQSVIRLLTSDADQALSFFTFLGYRVHEKYLDRQSQASIITLGKAEESSIQLVQPRMEHSQEQRELMKSGCGVYQIEDRVTNLTERIDTLIACGIPVTFADQAGRNLQLTDAPYLILTDGKSAAQRAKPILGEFQSETTPIYSFIQERLLKQEQEEGIVAVRCFDIELRGRIELAYMQQAWQALVRRFPQLSPQGLSEPIPLALCDLQEKSEAEAAVWLRERLTAEQKRPFEDKAGCLARFELVKLAADRYRLIGGLHSSLSDWRGLGILLEEWEALYQAIAQGHEPTVEEPPRYEAFAVWQKKMLYYGHLEAQRHEWLTAINPHSAQPFGTGGVAKRKVEQYIDPTSHADLLHVSAHSNQELGNILLASYLLLLRQVTQLPSLTLGVVTTNRTPGVLEQTLGNFDNIVPLTIDMQTIHSFSQLVDHTKQVRARMQALALYPSEHWQATMNMEWPTLFVNQTIPFKAQSAVWKREVKRSVEPEMAGSPLVLQVAETSEGIHVVFTYDPAMLQTAYVESLSDRYVKILKMLAEKTKIK; the protein is encoded by the coding sequence ATGAACAAGATCGACAAAAACAATATAGCTGACATTTTGCCGCTAAGTCCGACGCAAGAGGGCATGCTGTTTTATTACCGCCTCCAAAAGGACTCCAATCTGTATTTTGAACAGCATCGGCTAACCCTTCGTGGCAAGTTTCAGCTGGAGTTGTTTACGCAGGCCGTTACAATGGCGTTTGAGGCCAATGAAATGCTCCGTACGGTTTTTCGCTGGGAGGGGCTTCAGGCCCCTGTTCAGCTCATTCTCAAGCAAAAGACATTGGAGATTCCTTATTTCGATTGGAGCGAGTTACCATCTGGAGCGCGTGAAAGAAAACTGTCTGCTTTGTTGTCACAGGACAAGCAAACACCTTTTACGCTTGAGTTGGGCAATACCATTCGCATTCAAGTAGTGAGGATGGAGTTGTATCGTTATGAAGTCATATGGTCATTTCATCACATTCTCATGGACGGATGGAGTTCCGGCATTCTCCTAAGAGAGATATTTACAGCGTATGGGCAATTGTGCTCGGGACAGTCCCCTGCGATCAAGCAGAAGGCGAAATACAAGGAGTATCTGCGTTTTCTCAAAGAAGCTTCGAATGAACAATCGTTATCGTATTGGAAAGATTCTTTACAAGGAATTAGCTCTCCTACGCCGCTTCCCTATATGCGGGAGGATCGTAACAAAGAGCAGCGCTATTCTTCTTATCATCTTCGGCTCAGTCGAACGCTTACGGATACATTGGAGGAAACATCCAAGCGTAACCGCGTGACAATCAGCACACTGTTGCAAGCCGCATGGGGGATTTTACTGCAAAAATACAGCGATACGCGAGATGCTCTTTTTGAAGTGGCGTACGCTGGTCGTCCTGCCCATCTCACTGGAGTAGAGGAAATCGTCGGACTCTTCATCAAGACGTATCCACTCCGGGTCAAACGGACAGAAACGACAACAGTCAAAGATCTGCTGGGTGTCATCATGGAAGAACAGCACCAGATGGCCCCGCATTTGTACGTGCCATCGGTTGAGTTGAAAAACTGCTCAGAGATGGACGCACAAACCCCTTTGGCGCACAGTTTGTTCGTTTTCCAAAACTATCCTATCGACAAGACGCTGGCCGGATTGGAACTTGACTTCGAGCTGGAGAATATCACTTCACATGAAACAACCGATTATCCATTGGTGCTGGAAGTAACACCAGGCGATGAATGGACAATCCATGTCAACTACCAGGCATGGAAGTTTCAAGCGACGGAAATCGAACGCCTGGCGCTACACTACCTGAGCCTTCTCGAACAGATTGCGGCTGATTCGGATCAAGAGATTCGTGACCTTACCTTGCTCAGTGATCGTGAGCGTAACGAGATGATTGAGGAACAGATGAAAGTCGTCCCTGTTCCGAGTAACTACTGCGTGCACGAGTTGATTGATCAAGCGGCAGAAAAAACACCGGATGCAGTTGCGCTTATACAAGGAAAGCAGACTGTGACCTACAAGGAGTTACAAGAGCAAGCGAATCGCCTGTCTTGGGCTCTGCAAAAGGAGGTGACAGATGCAGGCCGACCGATAGTTATCATGTGTGATCGTTCCCCTGAGATGATTACTGCACTGCTGGCTATCCTCAAAGCTGGGTGTTACTATGTCCCGCTTGATCCAGACTTGCCAAAAGCGCGAATTGAACAGATCGTAAGCCAGATTCAGCCTAGTCTGATTGTAACAGAAGGCAGCTATCTGGAACTCGTCGCTGACTTGCAAACAAGGGTGTTTCGACTGGATGAACCAGCATGCTGGGCACAGGAGTTAACTCCAACACCACAGCGAAAAGCAGCACCTTCAAGTACGGCTTATGCCATCTTTACTTCTGGTTCGACAGGTACGCCAAAAGGTGTGCGTGTAAAGCATGATCAATTAATCAACGCTCTTTGGTGGCACATAGAATTTGTCGGGTTCGGAGAGCAGACGAGAACGTTGCAGATCGCCACATTAACTTTTGACGCATCGGTTGTCGAGATTTTTTGCACACTGATCAGTGGCGGTACCCTTTGCTTATTGCAGCGACTCGAAAACAAGTCCCCGCAAAAGTTAGCGGCTGCCATCGAGAGTCAACAGGCAAACGTGATACTCGTCGTCCCTACGATGTATCACGCTTTGCTTGACCACGTGGCTGATGGCTCGCTGAATTCGATTCAAAAAGTGTTGTGCACAGGAGAGATGCTGTCTTCTTCATTAGTGGAAAGACATGCAGCCTTGCTCCCTCAAGCGCAGATGTACAACTTGTATGGTCCGACGGAAAATAGTATCTCGGCATCGGGGTATTGTGTACCTCGACAAGGGCCTTTTGAAAACCCGCTTCCGATTGGACATCCGAGTTACAACGTTCGTGTCTTTCTTCTGGACCAAGATTTTCATCTGTTGCCCAAAGGGGTAATAGGGGAGATGTACGTAGGCGGGATGGGAGTAACGGAAGGGTACATCGCTGACGAGGAAAAAACCAGAGCGTCTTACTTACTGACCCCATATGGCAGACTTTATCGTACAGGAGACTTGGCTTGCTGGACGGATGAAGGACATCTGCAATATTTTGGTCGCAAGGATTTCCAGATCAAGATTCGTGGCAACCGCGTTGAATTGGAGGAAATAGAAGCTGTCCTGCGCCGTCAGCCTGGTGTCAGGGAAGCAGCGGTAGTGGCCATTCAGGAGTCAAAGCGCGATCCTTATCTGGTTGCATGCTTGGCTGCAACGCATCCCATTGAGGACCACGTACTGCGAGAAGCAGTGCTGACTTATCTGCCTGACTATATGCTACCTGCCTTTTTTGTCCATCTTGATGCCTTGCCTCGGACGCAGAGTGGAAAAGTAGACAAGACTGCCTTGCAACGTCTGGATTACACGAAGTATCGCGCGGGAAAGGAAGAGGCCCCGGCAGATGAACTTGAGCAGCAATTGGCCCAAATATGGCGCGAGCTTTTGGCAATCGAAAAAATAAGCGTGCACGATCATTTTTTCTCGCTGGGAGGCCACTCGCTGAAAGCCGCTCAACTCGTGACCAGATTGCAAAAAGAAAGAAAAACAGACATCACGATCAGGGATGTATTCCAGAACCCCACCATTCGACAATTAGCGGACCGCATCAGGGGGAGACAGCCGATATCCTACGAGCCGATTGATCGGGTCAGTCAAGCCGAGAGATACAGGGCTTCTTCTTCACAGAAACGAATTTTCGTGATGCACGGGATAGAAGGCGAAAGCACCAGCTACAACATGTCGGGTGTAATCTCGGTAAACGGTCATCTGGATGTAAGTCGAGTGAAACGTGTGATTAAGGAAATCATCCAAAGGCATGAAGCATTCCGTACTTCGTTTGCGGTACAGGATGGAGAAGTGTATCAGTACATCAGCGACAAAGTGCCATTTGAGATCCAAACCATGCATAGCGATGGCAGGACATTGGACGAACTGATGGAAGACTTCCGGCAATCCTTTGATTTGATGAAAGCCCCTCTCCTTCAGGTTTGCCTGGTTGAGGTCACAGCTACTCAGCATTATCTGTTGTTCAACTCTCATCATATTATTTTGGATGGTATTTCTCTGAACGTGTTAATGGAAGACTTCGCCAGGTTGTATATGGGTGAAGAGCTGCCTGCACTGCCTATTCAATACAAGGACTACGCCGACTGGCAGTGGCAGAAGCGGGGGAGCGAGCAGTGGAATCAGCAGGAAAAATACTGGGTGGACACTTTCAGAGACCGAATCCCGCTCATGTGTTTTCCACTGGATTACCCCCGTCCTTCCGTTAAGACATTCCAGGGGGATCACCATACGTTCTTCATTTCTGATTCTACGTACAGTGATTTGCATGCATTTGCCAAGCAGAACGAAGTCACAGTCCATGCTGTTTTGATGTCGGCTTATTACGTGTTGTTGATGAAATACACGTCTCAGGAAGATTTCGTTGTCGGTTCACTGGTAGCTGGTCGAAACCATCCCGATTTGGAGCGAATCGTTGGCGTCTTTATCAACTTCCTACCGATTCGCAATCGTCCACGTGCCGATCTTTTGTATACCGATTTTGTACAAGAGGTTCAGCGCAGTCTGTTACTGGCCTACGAACATCAGGATTATCCGTTTGAAGAAATCGTTGCCCGTAGCGCCGCAGGCATTCAGCAAACGCAAAATCCATTGTTTGATACGATGCTGATCTTCCATAGCCAGCGCGAGCAAGAAGTCAAATTTACCCTTGGCGACGTGCAATTTGAAGAGGTTCCGCATGAATCGAAGACGTCGAAGCTCGACTTTAAGCTGGATATTACACCACTCGCCGATCAATTCAGGTGCGTGCTTGAATACGATACCCAGTTGTTTAAAGCAGAGACAATGGAAGGCTTCGCTGGCAACTATTTGCGTGTACTCGCAGCGCTTCTGAAGCATCCAAAACAGCGATTGGATGATGTTGACATCGTGCATCACCAAACAGAAAAAGAGGGCGTGATGAACCGCCTTCATCATGTCGGAGTTGCCGTTCCAGAACTGGGTCCGGCTCAAATCATGTATGGCACTCTCGGATTTGATGCGAGCGATTCCCTCCATGATCCAGAACAAAACGTGTATCTCTCGATGTGCATGAAACCGGGCTGTGTGCCAATCGAGCTAATCGCGCCTGTAGATGAAACGTCACCTTGCGTTCGTTTGTTGGAAGAGAAGGGGACGGGTCCGTACCATCTATGTTATTCTATTTCCAATATTGCTCAATTTTTGAAAAGGTTAGTTGATTCGGATTTCAAATACGATTTGGTCAGCGCACCTAAGCCAGCGGTGCTCTTCAATCATAGACTCGTTGCCTTTCTCTTTGTGGAATCGGTAGGCTTGATTGAACTTGTAGAGAGCGAGGATATGAAGCATGACGAATGGTACAGCAGCGATCAGCAATCTGTTATCCGATTGCTTACATCAGATGCTGATCAGGCACTATCGTTCTTTACCTTCCTCGGCTACCGAGTTCACGAGAAATATCTGGATCGGCAATCGCAAGCCAGTATCATCACACTAGGCAAAGCGGAAGAGAGCAGCATTCAGTTAGTTCAGCCTCGAATGGAGCACTCGCAAGAACAACGGGAGCTCATGAAAAGTGGTTGTGGCGTCTATCAAATCGAGGACAGAGTAACGAATCTGACCGAACGGATCGACACACTGATTGCGTGTGGCATTCCCGTTACGTTTGCAGACCAGGCAGGACGTAATCTGCAACTGACAGATGCCCCCTACCTGATTTTAACGGACGGGAAATCAGCCGCACAAAGAGCTAAGCCGATTCTAGGCGAGTTTCAATCGGAAACAACGCCCATTTATTCCTTCATTCAAGAACGATTGCTGAAGCAGGAACAAGAAGAGGGGATTGTGGCTGTCAGATGTTTTGACATCGAGCTGCGGGGCAGAATCGAACTGGCGTATATGCAGCAAGCATGGCAAGCTCTCGTGCGACGTTTCCCTCAGCTGTCGCCACAAGGCCTATCGGAACCGATTCCGCTCGCGCTTTGTGATTTACAGGAGAAAAGCGAGGCAGAGGCAGCGGTATGGTTGCGAGAACGCTTGACTGCCGAGCAGAAGAGGCCGTTTGAGGACAAAGCAGGATGTTTGGCTCGATTTGAATTGGTAAAGCTGGCGGCTGATCGCTATCGGTTGATTGGAGGTCTGCACAGCTCCTTGAGTGATTGGCGAGGTCTCGGAATTCTCCTGGAAGAATGGGAGGCTCTTTATCAGGCGATTGCACAAGGGCATGAACCAACTGTGGAAGAACCGCCTCGCTACGAAGCATTCGCTGTTTGGCAGAAAAAAATGCTTTATTACGGACATCTCGAGGCCCAGCGTCACGAGTGGTTGACAGCAATAAATCCACATTCTGCTCAACCTTTTGGTACGGGTGGGGTAGCAAAACGAAAGGTCGAGCAGTATATCGACCCGACAAGTCACGCGGATTTACTGCATGTATCTGCTCATTCCAATCAGGAGCTGGGAAACATTTTGCTTGCCTCCTACCTGTTGTTGCTTCGTCAGGTCACCCAGTTGCCGAGTTTGACACTTGGGGTGGTAACGACGAACCGGACGCCAGGTGTGCTGGAACAAACGCTAGGCAACTTTGACAACATCGTACCGCTCACCATCGATATGCAGACGATTCATTCGTTTTCACAATTAGTGGATCATACGAAGCAAGTACGTGCCCGGATGCAAGCGCTCGCGTTGTATCCGTCAGAGCACTGGCAAGCGACGATGAACATGGAATGGCCGACACTTTTTGTCAACCAGACCATTCCGTTCAAAGCTCAGTCGGCAGTTTGGAAACGTGAAGTCAAGCGATCAGTCGAGCCAGAAATGGCCGGAAGTCCGTTAGTTCTTCAGGTAGCAGAAACTTCGGAAGGTATCCATGTCGTTTTTACCTATGATCCAGCTATGCTTCAGACGGCATATGTTGAATCGCTTTCAGATCGTTATGTGAAAATCTTAAAAATGTTAGCAGAAAAAACCAAAATAAAGTAA
- a CDS encoding lysine 2,3-aminomutase, translated as MSVKVLMGKKGFEEFATIVGFTEAEREERSALLEQSYMPFKVTRYYAELIASQSEPYRTQMINIVLPPPGIKPYKGRFDPYGNKSYRQDETAFLQHKYKKTLLLHIDDFCIANCQFCYKVNEIRHEDIGYTNIMDKAERAVQYLEAHPYIDNVLFTGGDPASFRKTSDLIKLISTLLSVKSIRLVRFATKALAYDPARFLDGELLAFFDQVRQTPGKQVSVISQFNHPGEISDVSIQATQALLSVGVQIRGQPAIIRGVNDSVETLIDLQRKFLDNRIISYYLTVFMPVRGVEQYAIPLDEAFRNVAESKRNLGGLEKKGVLLTSHDFGKLEICGFYPTAERPEKIVLKWHQAVGPDYLPARLKELIPTRSEDLMILDYKQGEMYCLDHVFEHNGLPYVNADGEIVENLPSEAVR; from the coding sequence TTGAGTGTTAAGGTATTAATGGGAAAAAAAGGATTTGAGGAGTTCGCAACAATTGTCGGGTTTACAGAAGCTGAGAGGGAAGAACGCAGTGCATTACTGGAGCAGTCTTATATGCCATTCAAGGTGACTCGCTATTATGCCGAGTTGATTGCGAGTCAATCAGAGCCTTATCGTACCCAGATGATCAATATCGTGCTTCCGCCACCGGGAATAAAGCCCTATAAAGGCCGTTTTGATCCCTATGGAAACAAGTCGTACCGTCAGGATGAAACAGCTTTTCTGCAACACAAGTATAAGAAGACGTTGTTGCTTCACATCGACGATTTTTGTATTGCCAACTGCCAGTTCTGCTATAAAGTGAATGAAATCCGCCATGAGGATATTGGATATACCAATATTATGGACAAAGCAGAAAGGGCAGTGCAGTATTTGGAAGCCCATCCGTACATCGATAATGTTCTCTTTACCGGTGGAGACCCTGCTTCCTTCCGTAAAACTTCTGACTTAATCAAGCTGATCAGCACGCTATTGAGTGTGAAGAGTATTCGACTCGTTCGCTTTGCAACCAAGGCTTTGGCCTATGACCCTGCTCGTTTTCTTGATGGAGAGCTGCTGGCGTTTTTCGACCAAGTAAGACAGACGCCGGGCAAGCAGGTAAGTGTAATTTCTCAGTTTAACCATCCTGGGGAAATAAGCGACGTTTCAATTCAAGCAACGCAAGCACTGCTATCCGTCGGTGTCCAGATTCGCGGACAGCCTGCCATCATTCGTGGCGTTAACGATTCTGTCGAGACCTTGATCGACTTGCAGCGCAAGTTTTTGGATAATCGAATCATTTCGTATTATTTGACGGTATTTATGCCAGTCAGGGGAGTCGAGCAGTATGCCATTCCGTTGGACGAGGCTTTCCGGAATGTGGCCGAGTCCAAGCGCAATCTGGGTGGCTTGGAGAAAAAAGGGGTACTTCTTACTTCCCACGACTTTGGAAAATTAGAGATTTGTGGCTTTTATCCGACAGCCGAGCGCCCTGAAAAAATCGTTTTGAAATGGCATCAAGCAGTCGGACCAGACTATCTTCCAGCGCGGTTGAAGGAATTAATTCCAACTCGTTCAGAAGACCTGATGATTTTGGACTACAAACAGGGAGAGATGTACTGCCTCGACCATGTCTTCGAACACAATGGCTTGCCGTACGTGAATGCAGATGGGGAGATCGTGGAAAACCTGCCGAGTGAAGCAGTTCGGTAA